A window of the Haloquadratum walsbyi C23 genome harbors these coding sequences:
- a CDS encoding CBS domain-containing protein gives MSEKATVNEYMTQDVQTVSPTDTVADVAHQIKNSAGHTGFPVSEGRTVEGVVTACDLLLVDDEAAIFTVMTEDIIVAHPDMAVVDAGRVILRSGIQKLPVVDDAGNLVGIISNTDVVRSQIERATPEKVGKLMRTLEQIHGISVEQERRSITLDNLVPTQSRVYGDELEGRQYELERGLAEPLVTIDTAGALLLADGHHRVMAATEVGIDEMEAYVIIVNDPVELGMQRTAKKEGLYSIDDIEIVEYGRHPLVETTRRLQ, from the coding sequence ATGAGTGAGAAGGCGACTGTCAATGAGTATATGACACAAGATGTCCAGACTGTTTCGCCGACTGACACCGTTGCCGATGTCGCTCATCAAATTAAAAATAGTGCTGGTCATACTGGATTTCCTGTTTCGGAGGGTCGGACCGTCGAGGGAGTCGTGACCGCTTGTGATCTGTTATTAGTTGACGACGAAGCAGCTATCTTCACCGTCATGACCGAGGATATTATTGTTGCACATCCAGATATGGCGGTTGTTGATGCCGGACGGGTTATTCTTCGATCTGGTATTCAAAAGCTCCCTGTCGTTGATGATGCCGGGAATCTCGTCGGAATTATTTCGAACACCGATGTTGTTCGGTCACAGATTGAGCGTGCAACGCCAGAGAAGGTTGGAAAATTGATGCGGACGCTTGAACAAATTCATGGCATTTCAGTTGAACAGGAGCGCCGCTCAATCACACTTGATAATCTTGTTCCAACGCAAAGCCGTGTATATGGCGATGAACTTGAGGGACGACAATATGAGCTTGAACGTGGACTCGCAGAGCCTCTTGTTACAATTGACACTGCTGGTGCATTACTCCTTGCCGATGGACATCACCGTGTTATGGCTGCTACAGAAGTCGGAATTGATGAAATGGAGGCATATGTCATCATCGTCAATGACCCTGTTGAGTTGGGAATGCAGCGGACGGCAAAAAAAGAGGGTCTCTATTCGATTGATGATATCGAAATCGTTGAGTATGGACGACATCCACTTGTTGAGACCACGCGCCGACTACAGTAA
- a CDS encoding NAD(P)/FAD-dependent oxidoreductase: protein MTAQTDESVEHRRLVIAGSGIAGLSAAIYAGRANNDPLVLEGDEPGGQLTLTTEVENYPGFPEGISGPELIQNMKSQAERFGADIRHGVVETVNDDERPVILNISNGDTYTTDALIVASGASARTLGIPGEDELMGYGLSTCATCDGAFFRGEEIMVVGGGDAAMEEASFLTKFASTVYIVHRREEFRAEDYWVDRIMEHVDNGDVEIMRNTELTELHGTREDGVDYTTLVRHPEGYPSEKLDNPETETFEFDVGAVFYAIGHTPNTEYLHNTGVSLDDRGYLDAAGGDGGGQTKTDAPGIFAAGDVVDYHYQQAATAGGMGVKAALDVDEYLEDLEQNQATTADTDVAAVESDD, encoded by the coding sequence ATGACAGCACAGACTGACGAGTCTGTTGAGCACCGGCGGCTAGTGATTGCCGGATCAGGAATTGCTGGTCTTTCAGCGGCAATATACGCTGGGCGAGCTAACAATGATCCGCTGGTGCTTGAGGGTGATGAACCTGGAGGGCAACTTACATTGACCACTGAGGTTGAGAATTACCCTGGATTCCCTGAGGGTATTTCTGGACCCGAGCTTATTCAAAATATGAAATCACAAGCAGAACGCTTTGGAGCAGATATCCGTCATGGCGTTGTTGAGACGGTCAACGATGATGAGCGACCAGTTATTTTGAATATATCTAACGGTGATACATACACAACAGATGCATTAATTGTTGCATCAGGCGCATCCGCGCGGACGCTCGGTATTCCCGGTGAGGATGAGTTGATGGGATATGGACTTTCGACATGTGCGACTTGTGATGGAGCATTCTTCCGTGGAGAAGAAATCATGGTTGTTGGTGGTGGTGATGCTGCGATGGAGGAGGCTAGTTTCCTCACAAAATTCGCTTCAACGGTCTATATCGTTCATCGTCGTGAGGAATTCCGAGCTGAAGATTACTGGGTTGACCGGATAATGGAGCATGTCGATAACGGTGATGTTGAGATTATGCGGAACACTGAATTAACTGAATTACATGGGACGCGTGAAGACGGTGTTGATTATACAACACTTGTTCGACATCCCGAAGGCTACCCAAGTGAAAAACTTGATAACCCAGAGACGGAGACGTTTGAGTTTGATGTCGGAGCAGTGTTTTATGCAATTGGGCATACACCGAATACTGAGTATCTTCACAATACTGGTGTGTCCCTTGATGACCGTGGATATCTTGATGCCGCAGGTGGTGACGGTGGGGGACAGACTAAGACAGATGCACCTGGTATCTTTGCGGCAGGAGATGTTGTTGATTATCACTATCAACAGGCAGCGACTGCTGGCGGCATGGGTGTGAAGGCTGCTCTTGACGTTGATGAATATCTTGAAGATCTTGAGCAGAATCAAGCAACAACAGCCGACACTGATGTGGCAGCCGTCGAAAGTGATGATTGA
- a CDS encoding CbiX/SirB N-terminal domain-containing protein: protein MQALVIVAHGSHLNPDSSTPTHQHADTIRASGAFDEVRTGFWKEEPSLREVLRTVEADEIYLVPLFISEGYFTEQVIPRELRLDGWDVSEWNSDGLSADTATLEATDTGQTIHYCGPVGTHEAMTDVLVRRAETVTGDPSVGDECGFAVVGHGTERNENSAKAIEYHADRVRDLDRFDEVQALYMDEDPEVDDVTDFFDTTDIVVVPLFVADGFHTQEDIPEDMGLTDDYRTGYDVPATVDDHRIWYAGAVGTEGLTADVILERAADAGADISTAIETVREQTRETTVADD, encoded by the coding sequence ATGCAAGCCCTCGTCATTGTAGCACACGGGTCACATCTTAACCCCGATTCGTCGACTCCAACACACCAACATGCAGACACAATCCGTGCAAGCGGCGCTTTTGATGAGGTTAGAACTGGATTTTGGAAAGAAGAGCCATCACTTCGAGAGGTGCTTCGAACCGTTGAAGCTGATGAGATCTATCTGGTTCCGCTATTTATCAGCGAAGGCTACTTTACAGAGCAAGTTATCCCTCGTGAACTTCGATTAGACGGCTGGGATGTTTCTGAGTGGAATTCTGATGGGCTAAGTGCTGATACAGCAACGCTCGAAGCGACTGATACTGGTCAGACGATCCATTATTGCGGTCCTGTTGGTACGCATGAAGCAATGACTGATGTACTTGTCCGACGTGCTGAAACCGTCACAGGTGATCCATCCGTTGGCGATGAATGCGGGTTCGCAGTTGTCGGTCATGGAACCGAGCGGAACGAAAACTCTGCAAAAGCAATCGAGTACCATGCTGATCGTGTTCGTGATCTTGACCGATTTGATGAGGTCCAAGCACTCTATATGGATGAGGATCCTGAAGTGGATGATGTAACTGACTTCTTTGATACCACTGACATTGTTGTTGTCCCATTATTTGTCGCGGATGGATTCCACACACAAGAGGATATTCCAGAGGATATGGGTCTAACAGATGATTATCGAACAGGATATGATGTGCCTGCAACTGTGGATGATCATCGCATCTGGTATGCAGGCGCCGTTGGAACAGAGGGGCTCACAGCAGATGTGATTCTTGAGCGTGCTGCTGATGCCGGGGCAGACATTTCAACAGCAATTGAAACGGTCCGTGAGCAGACTCGCGAAACAACAGTCGCGGATGATTAA
- a CDS encoding NADH-quinone oxidoreductase subunit N — translation MPASTFSMIDIIILQSQSGLPSGILVLTPVILLAATGLILLLIDTIFTEVSSDSLLAGVSAIGSLLAFGITGWFLISGLGQPQTGGAITLYGDALVVDGLSLFFMLIFTIVTTMVAVASYDYISAQQYKAEFYSLILFAATGMALMSMSNSLATAFVSLELASLPSYALVSFLKDDQGSIEAGLKYLLIGALSSAVFVFGISLVYAATGSLLLSDIAKSVAETELIGVLGIGILMIAGGFAFKTASVPFHFWAPEAYEGAPAPISAFLSSASKAAGFAVAFRVFVEAFPLGSLPVGIDWVLAFQVLAVATMTLGNFAAATQETVKRMLAYSSIGHAGYALIGLAALSAGGPNGDVLGASMAHLFVYGFMNTGAFLFIALVEHWGVGRTFEDYNGLVTRAPIAVVAMTVFLFSLAGLPPFGGFVSKYALFYSAIESGFWWLAAVGAVNSALSLFYYSRVIRAMWIESPTQDLSALDSRPIGLYAAVLFAGVGTLILLPAFGPVVETAQTVAAALF, via the coding sequence ATGCCTGCATCAACGTTTTCAATGATCGATATAATTATCCTGCAGTCACAATCGGGGTTACCCTCTGGTATATTGGTGCTTACCCCAGTCATCCTTCTTGCAGCGACCGGGCTTATTCTATTGCTTATCGATACAATCTTCACCGAGGTATCGAGTGATTCGCTGTTGGCTGGAGTCTCTGCAATTGGATCACTGCTTGCATTCGGTATCACTGGATGGTTCCTTATCAGCGGACTTGGGCAACCACAGACGGGTGGTGCTATCACACTGTATGGTGATGCACTCGTCGTCGATGGGCTGAGCCTGTTCTTTATGCTAATTTTCACTATCGTGACTACGATGGTTGCAGTTGCCTCGTATGATTATATTAGCGCTCAGCAATACAAGGCTGAGTTCTACTCACTCATATTATTTGCAGCAACGGGCATGGCATTAATGTCAATGTCAAACTCGCTTGCAACAGCATTCGTGAGTCTTGAACTTGCATCACTTCCATCATATGCGCTTGTTTCGTTTCTTAAGGATGATCAGGGGAGCATTGAGGCTGGATTGAAATATCTCCTTATTGGGGCGTTATCATCGGCTGTATTTGTCTTTGGAATCAGTCTTGTCTATGCAGCCACCGGATCATTGCTTCTTAGTGATATTGCTAAATCGGTTGCAGAGACAGAACTGATTGGTGTACTTGGAATTGGTATATTGATGATTGCTGGCGGATTTGCATTTAAGACCGCATCTGTGCCGTTTCATTTCTGGGCGCCAGAAGCATACGAAGGCGCTCCAGCACCAATATCGGCGTTTCTTTCATCGGCGTCGAAGGCTGCCGGATTTGCTGTTGCCTTTCGCGTATTCGTTGAGGCGTTCCCGCTAGGTTCACTTCCGGTTGGAATTGACTGGGTACTTGCATTCCAAGTGCTGGCTGTCGCGACAATGACGCTTGGCAACTTTGCGGCTGCAACCCAAGAAACAGTGAAACGAATGCTTGCATATTCATCGATCGGACACGCGGGATATGCGCTTATTGGTCTCGCAGCACTTTCAGCTGGTGGTCCGAACGGTGATGTGCTCGGGGCATCAATGGCGCATTTGTTCGTTTATGGATTTATGAATACTGGTGCATTCTTATTCATTGCACTTGTCGAGCACTGGGGTGTCGGTCGAACCTTTGAGGATTACAATGGACTGGTGACGCGTGCACCAATCGCTGTTGTTGCGATGACAGTGTTTCTATTCAGTCTTGCCGGACTTCCACCGTTCGGTGGATTTGTTTCAAAATATGCACTATTTTACTCAGCAATTGAATCTGGATTCTGGTGGCTTGCGGCTGTCGGTGCCGTTAATAGCGCGTTATCATTATTCTATTATAGTCGTGTGATACGAGCAATGTGGATTGAGTCACCGACACAAGATCTCTCCGCGCTTGACTCTCGCCCTATTGGGCTCTACGCTGCAGTTCTTTTCGCTGGAGTTGGAACCCTTATCCTACTGCCTGCATTCGGTCCCGTTGTTGAGACCGCACAAACCGTCGCAGCAGCGTTGTTCTAG
- a CDS encoding DUF357 domain-containing protein yields MTVELIAKTDQYERMLADALEVAEIAVPKTTPLGRAAHETREMARSYLEDGRHFRTVDDPVNALAAFSYGYGWLDAGVRIGLFNIPAESDLFTTS; encoded by the coding sequence ATGACCGTTGAATTGATTGCAAAAACAGATCAGTATGAGCGAATGCTCGCAGACGCACTTGAAGTGGCAGAAATCGCAGTTCCAAAGACAACCCCACTTGGTCGTGCAGCTCACGAGACGCGTGAGATGGCTCGCTCATATCTTGAGGATGGTCGGCATTTCAGGACAGTTGATGACCCTGTCAATGCACTCGCAGCGTTTTCGTATGGATATGGCTGGCTCGATGCTGGTGTTCGGATTGGATTATTTAATATTCCTGCAGAATCAGACCTATTTACCACCTCGTGA
- a CDS encoding DHH family phosphoesterase, whose translation MNRRLLLGCGPAVHDAVEQFIDRSGHLTIVTQHETVFESFNGEDIDHTQANPDDSTVYPPTADMIFIASDEAKQNAITAETARTEFPNTHITSFVPATASQKIRERINCVSNHVIDARQALVSRFNDILTHPGARQLHQLFTTLRDIDDTLAIVMHDAPDPDAIASALALAELADNADIDADLCYYGSISHQENRALVNLLDIDLLNFERETDVEEYDSIALVDHSRPGVNDGLAPDTTVDIVVDHHPPRATVEASFVDIRRNVGATSTIFADYLRRINAAPTESVATALLFGIRTDTNDFAREVSAADFEAAAWLLTHANLSTLDNVESPQMTSGVLETLSNAIQNRDVRGNALASNVGSITDRDSLAQAADHVLNLKGVKIVIIYGWIDDTVYLSGRARGVDIDLGETLRNALGNVGSAGGHADLAGAQIPLDALNLAQEESTDDHYATISDAVSTRVFGALDDKTTVLEPEESESTVEPFQFPQKTQ comes from the coding sequence ATGAATCGGCGGTTGCTACTTGGGTGTGGCCCTGCCGTCCATGATGCGGTCGAGCAGTTTATTGACCGATCTGGACATCTCACGATTGTCACACAGCATGAGACCGTTTTTGAATCATTCAATGGTGAGGATATCGATCATACGCAGGCAAATCCTGACGATTCGACGGTGTATCCTCCGACTGCCGATATGATATTTATCGCCAGTGACGAAGCCAAGCAAAATGCAATCACTGCTGAGACCGCTCGAACAGAGTTTCCAAACACGCACATCACGAGCTTCGTTCCCGCAACAGCCTCTCAGAAGATACGAGAGCGGATTAATTGTGTGAGTAATCACGTAATTGATGCTCGTCAAGCACTGGTAAGCCGATTTAACGATATACTGACACATCCAGGTGCTAGACAACTTCATCAGCTGTTCACAACGTTGCGTGATATTGACGACACTCTTGCGATTGTGATGCATGATGCTCCCGATCCGGATGCAATCGCGAGTGCGCTTGCGCTTGCGGAACTTGCCGATAATGCCGATATTGATGCTGATTTGTGTTATTATGGTTCAATTTCACATCAAGAAAACCGTGCGTTAGTCAATCTACTTGATATTGATTTACTTAATTTTGAGAGAGAGACTGATGTTGAGGAATATGATAGTATTGCATTAGTTGATCACTCACGACCAGGAGTTAATGATGGACTTGCTCCCGATACTACGGTTGATATTGTTGTCGATCATCACCCACCACGAGCAACGGTTGAGGCATCGTTTGTTGATATCCGTCGAAATGTCGGTGCGACAAGTACCATCTTCGCAGATTATCTCCGCAGAATAAATGCAGCACCAACTGAATCTGTCGCAACAGCGCTATTGTTTGGCATTCGAACTGATACAAATGACTTCGCAAGAGAGGTCTCCGCAGCAGATTTTGAGGCTGCTGCATGGTTATTGACGCATGCGAATCTTTCGACACTTGATAATGTTGAATCTCCACAGATGACTTCCGGCGTTCTTGAGACGCTCTCAAATGCGATTCAGAATCGCGATGTTCGTGGCAATGCACTTGCCTCGAATGTCGGGAGTATCACCGATCGTGACTCACTCGCGCAGGCAGCTGATCATGTATTGAATCTTAAGGGAGTGAAAATTGTTATTATATATGGCTGGATTGATGATACGGTCTACCTTTCCGGGCGAGCACGCGGTGTTGATATTGATCTTGGCGAGACGCTTCGGAATGCACTTGGAAATGTCGGAAGTGCTGGCGGGCACGCTGACCTAGCTGGTGCACAGATCCCACTTGATGCACTCAATTTAGCACAAGAAGAATCCACAGATGATCATTATGCAACTATCTCAGATGCAGTCTCAACACGAGTATTTGGAGCATTAGATGATAAGACGACCGTACTTGAGCCTGAGGAATCCGAGTCGACTGTTGAGCCGTTTCAGTTCCCACAAAAGACTCAATAA
- a CDS encoding DUF7545 family protein — protein sequence MVATETYTIEDPDGNTETVELPAGLPDMFTEQGEDSIAVVCDLIIQSFAQQSHAVVHHGEGDTPADLEERNDKMESLFEDRFGVSLSEAMGHNH from the coding sequence ATGGTTGCAACAGAAACCTATACTATTGAAGACCCGGACGGGAATACTGAAACTGTTGAACTCCCTGCTGGTCTCCCAGATATGTTCACCGAGCAAGGAGAGGACTCGATCGCAGTTGTTTGTGATCTGATTATTCAGTCATTCGCACAACAATCGCATGCTGTTGTCCATCACGGTGAAGGTGACACACCAGCAGATCTTGAAGAGCGCAATGATAAAATGGAATCATTATTTGAAGATCGCTTTGGTGTCTCACTGAGTGAAGCAATGGGACATAACCACTGA
- a CDS encoding DUF7523 family protein: MLVTALRADIINYRAAASFLDLEGDIDSVARALRRFGDSLNNFTTVGESDIPIRMHHGVDIVSDTHDMVQNQGEASVDILLRLNNEFIITADGQLSAIIVDTVPDMTISGFTTAIERVQMEDINIKAAGTLQDMFIVIVPRRKGASALRSVEAALTVIPTN, translated from the coding sequence TTGCTTGTCACTGCATTACGTGCTGATATCATTAATTATCGTGCTGCGGCATCGTTTCTTGATCTTGAGGGAGATATCGACTCAGTTGCACGAGCCCTTCGTCGATTCGGCGATAGTCTCAATAACTTCACCACAGTTGGAGAGTCTGATATACCGATCCGAATGCATCACGGTGTTGATATCGTGAGTGATACCCACGATATGGTTCAAAATCAAGGCGAAGCAAGCGTTGATATTTTACTGCGTCTTAATAATGAATTTATCATTACAGCTGATGGACAGTTATCTGCTATCATTGTTGATACCGTTCCCGATATGACCATATCAGGGTTCACAACTGCAATTGAACGCGTCCAAATGGAGGATATCAATATCAAAGCGGCTGGGACTCTGCAAGATATGTTCATTGTCATTGTTCCGCGTCGTAAGGGTGCAAGCGCACTTCGGAGTGTCGAAGCCGCATTGACAGTTATTCCGACGAATTGA
- the cysS gene encoding cysteine--tRNA ligase — MTLSVTNTLTGEREEFEPRGDEVLLYVCGLTVSDHAHLGHARLWVHADIMHRWLEYQGYTVRHVENFTDVNEKIVARIGEDELGETEATVADHFTNSVIQDMRGLNLKRATVYPRVSEHIPTIIDLVESLLDDGYAYEANGSVYFDVTAFDGYGDLSNQQLDEMKAQTPADERAEKRHPADFALWKAGGVKPDDLNEHRSEELDQLETTHGQTWNAPWGEGRPGWHIECSAMSMDHLDETLDIHVGGRDLMFPHHENEVAQSEAATDQQFARYWLHVGLLQSAGDKMSSSIGNILTIKQALDEHGVNVIRMFYLATAYRSEQTLGQSELAEATERWDRLNRAYEMAVDASNSTDAYAIVEDESLRSSVSETKSSFTSAMNNDFNVREAIASLLKLATSVNRHLDSQERYDYYGLYMAIEAFEALGGEVCGLKFGDQPTGDGTVEIAEELIELILDVRETEREAGNYHRADELRDSLDEIGIEVQDNDEETIYRVNNQ, encoded by the coding sequence ATGACATTGTCCGTGACAAACACTCTAACGGGCGAACGCGAAGAGTTTGAACCACGTGGTGATGAAGTGCTGTTATACGTCTGTGGGCTCACTGTCTCGGACCACGCGCATTTGGGACATGCCAGATTATGGGTACATGCAGATATAATGCATCGCTGGCTCGAGTATCAGGGTTATACTGTCCGGCACGTAGAGAACTTCACCGATGTCAATGAGAAGATTGTTGCTCGGATCGGTGAGGACGAACTCGGTGAGACTGAGGCGACTGTTGCAGACCACTTCACAAATAGTGTGATTCAAGATATGCGTGGACTGAATCTCAAGCGAGCAACGGTTTATCCACGCGTTTCTGAGCATATTCCGACAATTATCGACCTTGTTGAATCCTTACTTGATGATGGATATGCATATGAAGCAAATGGATCTGTCTACTTTGATGTTACCGCGTTTGATGGATATGGTGACCTTTCAAACCAACAACTCGATGAAATGAAAGCACAGACTCCCGCCGATGAGCGTGCTGAAAAACGACATCCAGCCGACTTTGCGTTATGGAAAGCTGGTGGTGTCAAGCCAGATGATCTGAACGAGCACCGGTCAGAAGAACTTGATCAACTTGAGACCACTCATGGGCAGACATGGAATGCACCATGGGGAGAAGGGCGACCAGGATGGCATATTGAATGTTCGGCGATGTCGATGGATCATCTGGATGAGACATTAGATATTCATGTTGGAGGGCGTGATCTTATGTTTCCGCATCATGAGAATGAAGTCGCACAAAGTGAGGCAGCAACTGACCAACAGTTCGCTCGATACTGGCTTCATGTCGGGTTACTCCAGTCAGCGGGTGATAAGATGTCCTCAAGTATTGGTAATATTCTCACTATTAAGCAGGCACTCGATGAGCATGGTGTCAATGTGATTAGAATGTTTTATCTCGCAACGGCATACCGAAGTGAGCAAACACTTGGTCAATCCGAACTTGCAGAGGCAACTGAGCGATGGGACCGGCTTAATCGTGCGTATGAGATGGCTGTCGATGCATCCAATAGCACTGATGCATATGCAATCGTTGAAGATGAGTCTCTTCGATCGAGTGTCTCAGAAACAAAGTCATCATTCACCAGCGCAATGAATAATGATTTCAACGTTCGAGAAGCAATAGCTTCCCTTCTGAAGCTCGCAACAAGCGTAAATCGACATCTCGACTCACAAGAACGATATGATTATTATGGTCTATATATGGCAATTGAAGCGTTCGAAGCGCTTGGTGGAGAGGTATGTGGACTCAAATTTGGCGATCAACCCACTGGTGATGGCACGGTTGAGATTGCTGAAGAACTTATTGAACTCATATTAGATGTTCGTGAGACAGAGCGAGAGGCAGGGAATTATCACCGAGCAGATGAACTTCGGGATAGTCTTGATGAGATTGGAATCGAAGTGCAAGATAATGATGAAGAGACAATATATCGAGTGAATAATCAATGA
- a CDS encoding complex I subunit 4 family protein: MIIELLIAFTFIAALTIFAVPNRVAGRLAAIASAIPILGSLWMWAQYDATGNALLGGSIAYETDVIWLTLGGLELHWFVGVDGISLPLVVLTTILTMLAIVSAWTPIDERQSQFYGLMLFMEANLLGVFTALDFFVWFIFWEAVLVPMYFLIGVWGGPNRRYAAIKFFVYTNIASLAMFIGFIALVFGLGSSVSSMRLPEITQALRAGSLTSFGGIDAATLKLVAFIAMFVGFAVKVPVAPLHTWLPDAHVEAPTPVSVMLAGVLLKMGTYALLRYNFTMMPDVAIDLVIPIASIAVISVIYGALLALAQQDLKRIIAYSSVSSMGYVILGLIAYTTYGVGGATFQMVAHGLISGLMFMSVGVIYNITHTRMVGDMSGIADRMPVTAGIFIAGAFGYMGLPLMAGFAGEFFIFKGAFASTVHTAMPLFTAAAMFGIVIVAGYLLFAMQRTLFGPFSFDGEYEITTAAMHDIAPLAVLLALVIALGVAPDLFFGMIQEAVTPILTGGGV; this comes from the coding sequence ATGATTATTGAACTACTCATTGCATTCACGTTTATTGCTGCACTGACCATCTTTGCCGTTCCAAACAGAGTTGCGGGTCGACTTGCTGCAATTGCAAGTGCGATTCCAATTCTTGGAAGCCTCTGGATGTGGGCACAATATGACGCGACCGGGAACGCTCTTCTTGGTGGGTCAATTGCATATGAGACGGATGTTATTTGGCTGACGCTTGGTGGGCTTGAACTCCACTGGTTCGTTGGTGTCGATGGAATCAGTCTTCCACTTGTTGTTCTCACAACTATCCTGACGATGCTTGCGATTGTCAGTGCATGGACACCAATTGACGAGCGACAATCCCAATTTTATGGACTGATGTTATTTATGGAGGCAAATCTTCTTGGTGTATTTACGGCGCTTGATTTCTTTGTTTGGTTTATTTTCTGGGAGGCTGTTTTGGTCCCGATGTACTTCCTTATCGGGGTCTGGGGAGGTCCGAATCGTCGATATGCGGCGATCAAGTTCTTTGTATATACGAATATTGCCTCACTCGCGATGTTTATTGGATTCATCGCATTGGTGTTTGGACTTGGTTCATCAGTCTCATCAATGCGACTTCCCGAAATCACACAGGCTCTTCGTGCGGGAAGTCTCACTTCATTCGGGGGGATTGATGCTGCGACGCTCAAACTTGTTGCCTTCATTGCAATGTTTGTTGGGTTTGCTGTCAAAGTACCAGTCGCGCCATTACACACATGGTTACCAGACGCTCATGTTGAAGCCCCAACCCCAGTGTCTGTGATGCTCGCGGGCGTTCTTCTCAAAATGGGCACCTATGCACTGCTTCGATATAACTTTACGATGATGCCTGATGTGGCAATCGATCTCGTTATTCCAATTGCGAGTATTGCTGTCATTAGCGTTATTTATGGTGCATTACTTGCACTTGCACAGCAAGATCTCAAACGTATCATTGCATATTCGTCAGTGTCATCGATGGGTTACGTAATCCTTGGACTTATTGCATACACAACATATGGCGTTGGTGGCGCAACATTCCAGATGGTGGCTCACGGACTTATCTCTGGATTGATGTTCATGTCTGTTGGAGTGATTTACAATATAACCCATACCCGTATGGTCGGCGATATGTCCGGTATTGCGGACCGTATGCCAGTCACTGCTGGCATTTTCATCGCAGGTGCATTTGGATATATGGGACTTCCGTTGATGGCTGGCTTCGCTGGTGAGTTCTTTATATTTAAAGGCGCATTCGCTTCAACAGTTCATACTGCAATGCCATTATTTACCGCAGCGGCGATGTTTGGGATTGTGATTGTTGCAGGATATCTCCTCTTTGCGATGCAACGAACACTCTTTGGACCATTTTCATTTGATGGTGAATATGAGATCACAACTGCTGCGATGCATGATATTGCGCCTCTTGCAGTGTTATTAGCTCTTGTTATTGCATTAGGCGTTGCACCTGACTTATTCTTCGGGATGATTCAAGAGGCAGTTACACCAATCCTCACGGGAGGTGGCGTCTAA